DNA from Ziziphus jujuba cultivar Dongzao chromosome 2, ASM3175591v1:
TCGTTTGTAGGATTCGTGGGCAGCCCATGACTTATTAGCCTACCCCACTTcacttttttacatttttttttttttttccagatgcaaataaataagattttcttttaaacttatatttttactttttgtattTACGCAACATAAAGATTAGAGTTTTGTTATTTATAACTAGTACTGATCAGGCTAATATTAATCAgttgaatttaatatttaaaataataataataactaaaaatccaataaataaagTGAATCCTACAGTGttaaaaagtgtttttgcaaGTGATAAATTGTCATTGTTTAATTAGTAACTTATATTTAgtgacattttatttttttcaggatttacttatctattttatgttattttcagtgttctctttttttaacattattaccTCCCAGAATTTGCATCTTTGAATTGCAAGATAAagaataaaactaataaaattatgtcaaatgtctttttataaatcatcagaaaattttaataagaaattTTTCTAGTtatctttatcaatttttttcagCAATGAAAATCCTGTAAGTCAAATCCTGGTTCATCTAAATGCCATAGAATCCATAAGTGCAGAGAGGAAATGCCATAGAATCCACAAAGGGCAACTGAATATTCTTcagaaaaatcatcaacaagATCAGAGGCTCCGAGTTTGTAGGAGATCCTGCTGCTGTGAAGTAATGAAAGGGGATGTATCCAGATCAAGTGACATCAACATGTTATATTGAAGATGATCAACTATCCAACATAATCAGGCTGAGGTTGTCCGGATTCTGCTGAGtggattatttttaataaccATAGGATTATTAATTAAGACAATGCAAATGGAAAATATCCACGTTTAAATCCTAGTTTGGTTTGGGGGCTCTATAGAAGAAACAATAAATTATTCCAATTTGATAAActgttattttaaaatgtttagtaAAAAACCTATGtaactaaaataaatacaaataatcatTTCCTtgcgtgtgtgtgtatatatatatatatatatattatattattaccaTACATAAATTGGTAAAAAATATCAGTTCAAGGATATAATAgtaacattaattttaaaattctgatTAAAGAAGAATTTAAAAAGCTATCCGAGTTTACCAAACACTacattaagtaaaaaaaaaaaatatactctTACAGAGAGAATAAGggggtttaaataaaaaaaatactcttAAAAGGAGAATAAGGGGGTTTTAAAAAATTCTCTTATAAAGAGAATGAGGGGACTTAAAAGCAACACAAAACACGCTAAGCAGCTCCAAATATGTCCGACTTAAAGCTATCTCCATTTGAACAATAACTTAGGGTCCATTTAGCCAAGTGGCATGTGATGTGGTTGAGCTACAGTTCACTGGAAGGACGCTTATAAAAAACTGATCAAGTGGGAGCGAATAAAGCATGAAAACAAACTTCACCCAAACTTCAGTTCAGTCCTACTCTATACTGGTTTCAAAATCACCTTTCATTCAAAAAATGCTAGTTTCATTAACATTAAACTAAAAAGACTTGGTGTTCATTGTGGTAACCTAGAATAAGTTGATGATTGGTTAAAGGATTGAATCTCTGTGCCAAAATAAAGATGCCAAAGTGACAAAGTTAAGGGGTTTCTTTATCTGTTTGTTATTGTTTCTTTCAATTATAATATGATCTGGAAAAGATTCTAAGGAAGAAactaaaccaaaccaaacctaAAATGATATGATTGgcttttattgaaaatataaatccacAACTCAATCCAAGCCTACGAATATAAAAACCACAAGATTGACACTTGAACATATTCCGAAAAGAAAATAGGAATATGaaataacaaaattgaaatatcAAGCATAATACTAGTAATAACAACCAGCTCCAAGCTACCACGCGCCAAATCCAACCAAGCACCTACCAGCTTCAATCCTACAATGAGGAAAAAAGGAATTCAtaaatcaacaaataaataacagagAAGCTTATTGCTTACCGCAATAATAGATTGAAAGCTAAAAAAAGTAGACTTACATATTTTGTTGAAGGCCACGATATCACAACTTTGGACATACTCATTAATCGGTTCTTCAGTGAGACGCTCTTCAATAAGTGTGTCGACAGAGACAAGGTCATCCACAATAGTCAACATAATCTGCAATTTCTTGATTCCATACCCAACGGGAACAAGCTTTGCTGGGACATCAAAAACATAACTTATGAATAACAAGAGACTATTtcgctcaaaaaaaaaaaaaaaaaccaagaataaCAATAGATTATGAGGTCAAAACACGTGAAATTGCAGGATAATTTCCATACCACTCTTTATGCACAATAATTAAAGACCAATGCTAACCAAGATAATTTCTCTGAATTAAGAACAAAAATACAACTTCCAAAAACTTCATATACCAAAATGCATATGTTTAGTGAGATATCCATGTGCACAAGcacattttaaaaacaaattgtttCCAATGCACTAAATCTTTAAATGACTTTAATTTATATTGATGAAAATAACATACATGCTCCCCAAAACAGCCCTTCCTGTTGCACACTTCTTACTGCCTCCTCAAGCTTTTTCATGTCAGTTTCATCATCCCATGGCTTCACATCCAATAGAACAGATGATTTACCAGCTGAACAACACACAGTTACAACACATTTGTCAGAACATAAAGGAGAAGGAGATGGAAGGAGATGGAGGGGACAACAAATACTTGAACAGGAAACTCACATTCTTTCTTCTTTGCAGATGATTTAACTGCAGCTGCACGCTCTTCAGCAGCCTTCTTCTCCTCCTCGGTCTCTTCTCCAAACAGATCCACATcgtcatcatcctcatcatcagCTGGGGCCTGAAAGTCATCATTTTCCAGCGTAAATAAGAGTAAACCATTTAGTAGACTCAGGGTGCTCAATATTCACATAAAGGGTAATACTTGCCCTTGTATCGCTCACTGGAGGTGTGGCAGTTGCCTCTCTTGCGATGGGAGCAAATCCCTCCACAATCACACCGCAACCATCTCCAGAAACACCACTAAAATGCaacacataataaaaataaaattaatggagaggaaccataaatttaaaacaaactaGTTTACAAAAGTTGAGAACTTACGAGATCCTCAGAAGTGCCTCGATGTGATTGTACCACCGAGAAACATTCACAAATTCGGCAGAGGGAGCCTTTGAAAGAGCAGCATGTACAGTGATATCATCCTTTGAAGCCTGATAACTGCAAGGTGTTTCATTGGAAGAAGAACAAAGACCACAATCAGTCGAATCAATGAAACCCCACGTAAGGGAGAAACAGAAAAGTCACAGGTCTACAGCTGATAAATACAAGATACTCATCTAGATGATACTCATCGAAAAGTCATTAGtctaaaactaattaaataacatAGATTTTCACATTATACATAAATTTACTCATCGAGAAGTCATAAGcctaaactaaataaataacatagaTTTTCACATTATACATAAATTTTCACATTACCCAGTGATGTAGCTGCGAGTGAGGAGGTACTCATCGAGTTTCTTCAAACCAGCAGCTGAGTTGAGGTCAGAGAATGCAACAGCCATTGCTAGCTAACTATGGGTGGTCGTCTGGCGTCTCTACAAACAAAGATACAAACCcaacaaaactaaaaatcagATCTTTACACCAACtaaaacccagaaaaaaaaaaaaaaaaggagcaaaacaaataaaaacagaatCCAAAAAGTTTGCAATAGCATCAACAAATCAAATCAATCACAAAAAAACACACCAAGAAACTTTCAAAAACCACCCACAATATGAAATACATATAATTTCAGAATCTTCAACATAACCACAGATTTGATGCACACCCatccaaaatatacatatatataaatacacaatACCTATGAAACAGATCAACGAAGggtaaaaatttaagaaaagaaagataatttatttatgaggaACAAacgaaaatcaaaatcaaaatcaaaattaaaagacTTGGAACAAAACCTTAGAGCGAGAATGAAGCGCCAAGAGTCGGCAGCCGAGTGGAGAAAAGTTGAGAGAGAGTGAGTGAAGAGGCCCAGAACACAACTCAAAAATACCAAACGTTAGGGCTTTATTGTAACCCACGGCGGCTGAATATAAAGGACTCCAATTAAAATCCCTAGGTCATCTTACGCGTTGCTGGTATATCATGAGGACGCACTCTCAACCAATTAGAATGTGACACGCACGCCGTCATTTCCTTCTCTAAATTTTGCTCTTTTTCTACCCTGCAAATTTATTAGATTGTGTTTcggaattcttttttattttatttatttatttattgcaaaAGTAGATTGTGTTTCTGATTAGTTCTGTTCGGTCAAGTTAGGgtttaatatgtaaaattttgtataataaattttttttaaaatattttttattaaaaaattaataagtatttggttgtaaataaaaaattatattaaatattcatttgactatattaaatgttaattaaatttctatataaaataaataaaaaaatttagagaaatttaaaatttgaacttttttaatagttaaaaaaatttattttttggttaataaaaacttattgatttttatcaaatatttttatttttttataaaataatttttgatccTTAAGTAGAgcttttaaaccaaaaaaaaattctaccaaAGAGAAgcttaattaatgaaattataattatgCTCCTTTGaccaaaatattttgtaaaatttatctaaattttatatatagcaTAAAAAGACATTTTTATGCCAAAAGATTAGTGCCATAATTGTAAATTCGTTATAATGGAATATTCCTTTGATCCAAACACAACCATATAATTTGTGGGACCAAAATTCATAGACCAAGCGCATTCATTGGCAAAATGGAGAACGAACAATGGTTTGGGAACGAAATCTTCAAATTGGGCAGGGAGGACAATCTAGTTACTTTAAACcttctttgttgttttttcttAAAGGTTGTTTACCTTTTTTGTTTGCTATGTAactattttataagaaaataaacatGCTAACATGTATTTCAAATACTATAaatcaaaagtttttttatgATAAGGTCCAACTTAATCAACATGGTGTGGtcaaaaaacatgaaaatttattaaactattaGATTTCAAGAAATCACACGAACGACTTAGATTACTTTTTATCACACgtgagaaaaaattatttgacaaataatatttcttttaacattCTGCTATTCGTTTCTTTCCTGTTCGCATTACCATTTTACACAGACTTTATCATTTAAAGACTTTTTAATCCACCATTTTCAGCTCTCACATCTCTCAGTCTCACCAACGTTCCAGCTCGGTGTGAGGATTGACTTGACCATTTTAAAAATCCCAAATCCAACCTAACTGGCCACCATTCAGAACCAGAAATAGTCGCTACCGTGAGTACCATACTTGGGGATTTTCACCgctaatatttcttttaacattCCGCTATTCATTTCCTTCTTGTTCGCACCATCATTTCACACAGACTTTACCATTTCAAGATTTTTGAATCCACCTTTTTTCTGCTCTCACATCTCTCAGTCTCACCAATGTTCCAGCTCGATGTGAGGACTGAC
Protein-coding regions in this window:
- the LOC107404543 gene encoding elongation factor 1-delta 1, with the translated sequence MAVAFSDLNSAAGLKKLDEYLLTRSYITGYQASKDDITVHAALSKAPSAEFVNVSRWYNHIEALLRISGVSGDGCGVIVEGFAPIAREATATPPVSDTRAPADDEDDDDVDLFGEETEEEKKAAEERAAAVKSSAKKKESGKSSVLLDVKPWDDETDMKKLEEAVRSVQQEGLFWGASKLVPVGYGIKKLQIMLTIVDDLVSVDTLIEERLTEEPINEYVQSCDIVAFNKI